Proteins encoded together in one Acidobacteriota bacterium window:
- the pstC gene encoding phosphate ABC transporter permease subunit PstC has product MSTKKRRDIQESAIRAFFFACGILAVLVLVGIFLTLLGTAVPAFREIKIAEFFGHTRWDPTSPEKAEYGLLSMIVSTLMVTAGAMLLAVPVGIGVAAYLSDVAHWRVREVLKPVVEILAGIPSVVVGFLGIVLFGPALAKLFHTANGLNALNGSVLLAIMSLPTIISISEDALNAVPKAYNEASLALGASRWQTLVRVKLPAALSGIIAACMLGMGRAIGETMTVLMATGNARSFPHGLLDPVRTMTANIAIELGEVPYFTTHYYALFAIGLVLFVMTFAVNLAADVVLRRYQEREQ; this is encoded by the coding sequence ATGAGCACGAAGAAACGGCGCGACATCCAGGAATCGGCGATCAGGGCCTTCTTCTTCGCCTGCGGCATCCTGGCCGTCCTCGTCCTCGTCGGCATCTTCCTGACCCTCCTCGGGACCGCCGTCCCGGCCTTCCGCGAGATCAAGATCGCCGAGTTCTTTGGCCACACGCGCTGGGACCCCACCTCTCCCGAGAAGGCCGAATACGGCCTGCTCTCCATGATCGTCAGCACGCTCATGGTCACCGCCGGCGCCATGCTGCTGGCCGTCCCGGTGGGGATCGGCGTCGCGGCCTACCTTTCCGACGTCGCGCATTGGCGCGTCCGGGAGGTCCTCAAGCCGGTCGTCGAGATCCTGGCCGGCATCCCCTCGGTCGTCGTGGGCTTCCTCGGCATCGTCCTGTTCGGCCCCGCGCTGGCCAAGCTCTTCCATACCGCCAACGGCCTGAACGCCCTGAACGGCAGCGTCCTCCTGGCCATCATGTCGCTGCCGACCATCATCAGCATCTCCGAGGATGCCCTCAACGCCGTGCCCAAGGCCTACAACGAGGCCTCCCTGGCGCTTGGCGCCTCCCGCTGGCAGACCCTGGTCCGGGTCAAGCTGCCGGCCGCCCTGTCCGGCATCATCGCCGCCTGCATGCTCGGCATGGGCCGGGCCATCGGCGAGACCATGACCGTGCTCATGGCCACCGGCAACGCCCGGTCCTTCCCTCACGGCCTGCTCGACCCGGTCCGGACCATGACCGCGAACATCGCCATCGAGCTCGGCGAAGTGCCCTACTTCACGACGCACTACTACGCCCTCTTCGCCATCGGCCTGGTCCTGTTCGTGATGACCTTCGCCGTCAACCTGGCCGCCGACGTCGTCCTGCGCAGGTACCAGGAGCGGGAGCAATGA